The Sporocytophaga myxococcoides DSM 11118 genome window below encodes:
- a CDS encoding DUF1800 domain-containing protein: MIKRRTFIQAGSLMAIPFLLPEKLLTAKPLEINFETNQIQKDQTWNLLGKVTYGPSKKDILKVKKNGFQTYIKEQLNAPQEDSPEILKRIQDTQLDIKYDYNGYNVDEWRPITYLDKDLKFCRKEFEKVKEKGWHEWIRPGMEVVSANWIRSVYSPWQLKEMMVEFWHNHFNVTVNGDMAMGSCMPTYDRDVIRKHAFGNFRQFLEDVAKSPAMLYYLNNKSSQASPANENYARELFELHTLGSEHYMNSLYDRWRDVPGALEGKPAGYIDEDVYEASRAFTGWTVADGSFIWRGGGREEFPDTGEFFYYDAWHDNYQKRILGYEIKSNMPAMHDGRKVLDLVAFHPGTAKNICRKFLLRFMGDDYPASLLSKAQTVWLQNINAPDQIKITLQTIFESPEFLNYKGQKVKRPYEFVVSVARATEAEFTPTMMLQWQIMGMGYKPFMWPAPTGHPDKDSYWMGPGAMLTRWRTISSILYWKDMGVFKFRFAEQTPGGLSYQGIADYWSEKLTGIRLQEKYRSKIATMLADNAAPDSIPAINETQMEQKLIWLAQFLLSTPEFQTR; this comes from the coding sequence ATGATAAAAAGAAGGACATTTATTCAGGCCGGATCACTCATGGCAATCCCTTTTCTCCTTCCTGAGAAATTGCTCACTGCGAAACCCCTGGAGATTAATTTTGAAACCAATCAGATCCAAAAGGATCAGACCTGGAATTTGCTAGGGAAGGTAACTTACGGTCCCTCAAAAAAAGATATTCTTAAGGTAAAGAAGAATGGTTTTCAGACCTATATAAAGGAACAGCTAAATGCACCTCAGGAAGACAGCCCGGAAATACTAAAACGTATTCAGGATACACAGCTGGACATTAAATATGACTATAATGGCTACAACGTGGACGAGTGGAGGCCAATTACTTACCTTGATAAAGATCTTAAATTTTGCAGAAAAGAATTTGAGAAGGTCAAGGAAAAAGGCTGGCACGAATGGATAAGACCAGGAATGGAAGTGGTGAGTGCCAACTGGATTCGTTCTGTATATAGCCCCTGGCAGTTAAAGGAAATGATGGTTGAATTCTGGCACAACCATTTTAATGTTACGGTTAATGGCGATATGGCAATGGGAAGTTGTATGCCCACCTATGACAGAGATGTTATCAGGAAACATGCGTTTGGAAACTTTCGTCAGTTTCTGGAAGATGTGGCTAAAAGTCCGGCTATGCTTTATTACCTCAACAATAAATCCAGCCAGGCAAGCCCTGCCAATGAAAACTATGCACGAGAACTTTTCGAGCTTCATACACTTGGTTCTGAGCACTATATGAACAGTCTGTATGACAGATGGAGAGATGTTCCGGGAGCTTTGGAAGGGAAACCTGCAGGGTATATAGATGAAGATGTTTATGAAGCTTCCAGGGCTTTTACAGGATGGACCGTGGCTGATGGAAGTTTCATCTGGAGGGGTGGAGGTCGTGAGGAATTTCCTGATACAGGTGAGTTTTTTTACTATGACGCCTGGCATGATAATTATCAAAAAAGAATACTTGGATACGAAATAAAGTCGAATATGCCAGCAATGCATGATGGCAGGAAAGTTTTGGATTTGGTGGCTTTTCATCCTGGAACAGCTAAAAACATCTGCAGAAAATTCTTACTCCGCTTCATGGGAGATGATTACCCTGCATCATTGTTGAGTAAGGCTCAAACCGTTTGGCTGCAGAATATCAATGCTCCTGATCAGATAAAGATTACTTTGCAGACCATCTTTGAATCCCCGGAATTTCTGAATTATAAAGGACAAAAAGTAAAGCGTCCTTATGAATTTGTAGTATCCGTAGCACGAGCGACAGAAGCAGAATTTACACCCACTATGATGTTGCAATGGCAGATCATGGGAATGGGGTACAAGCCCTTTATGTGGCCGGCTCCTACAGGGCATCCTGATAAAGATAGTTACTGGATGGGACCCGGAGCAATGCTAACACGATGGAGAACCATTAGCTCTATATTATACTGGAAAGATATGGGAGTATTCAAATTCAGATTTGCTGAACAAACTCCTGGTGGCCTTTCATATCAGGGTATTGCAGATTATTGGTCCGAAAAGCTTACGGGAATCAGGCTTCAGGAGAAGTATCGCTCAAAAATTGCTACCATGCTTGCTGACAATGCAGCACCTGATTCGATACCAGCTATTAATGAAACACAAATGGAGCAAAAGCTAATCTGGCTTGCTCAATTCTTATTGTCAACTCCTGAATTTCAAACTCGATAA
- a CDS encoding DMT family transporter, with protein MYWIILIIAGLFEVGFTTCLLLSKNFTNLIWAAGFFVCIALSFFLLNKASQGIPMGTAYAVWTGIGAAGTVIVGMIFFKEPADFWRLFFIATLILSVAGLKFVAN; from the coding sequence ATGTATTGGATCATTTTAATTATCGCGGGTTTGTTTGAAGTTGGTTTCACAACCTGCCTTTTGTTATCAAAAAACTTTACAAACCTGATATGGGCAGCAGGTTTTTTCGTTTGTATTGCTCTGAGCTTTTTTCTTTTGAATAAAGCATCTCAGGGCATTCCGATGGGAACTGCATATGCTGTCTGGACAGGGATAGGTGCTGCAGGCACTGTAATCGTTGGCATGATATTTTTCAAAGAACCTGCGGATTTCTGGAGGCTTTTTTTCATAGCCACACTTATACTATCTGTTGCTGGTTTGAAGTTTGTTGCCAATTGA
- a CDS encoding DUF4856 domain-containing protein gives MKTKLPLAFLALSLAFTACKKDKDDPTPAEPGYRTAKVDYNALTATTSYNSPLFYDSKGDSTVDRTEGRLRLRMLKALDAYAKSAASGNKTISATALAGMFANTNNSFIDPYTDLNSSTLQLKNVTASSFSQADQESVHMDINWFFTEIAEASKSVAETAEDGKAGKLGNYLVDENGIEWAQVISKAFIGGLELDYIGNVLLDKGLDANNTELVSGKNYTQLEHNWDEAYGLLTVNDIYAATATATDKDTKESFLGSYVWEYNREGFKKIHFAFLKGRAAIINNDKAELRAQAAIIRAEFEKAIASAALGYLEKWKKGETTAAKAHAIGEGTGFIYSLRFCKVNGADSKFSDDILDGILEEGFWKLDNDKINAASDAIKAKFKLQ, from the coding sequence ATGAAAACAAAATTACCACTTGCATTTTTGGCATTAAGCCTTGCATTTACAGCTTGTAAAAAGGATAAAGATGATCCAACGCCTGCAGAACCAGGGTATCGTACTGCAAAGGTTGATTACAATGCTTTAACCGCAACTACCTCATACAATTCACCTCTATTTTATGATAGCAAAGGTGATAGCACAGTGGACCGTACGGAAGGAAGATTGAGACTTAGAATGTTAAAAGCATTGGATGCTTATGCTAAATCAGCAGCAAGTGGAAATAAAACCATTTCAGCAACGGCATTGGCTGGCATGTTTGCAAATACCAACAACTCGTTTATAGACCCTTACACTGACTTAAACTCAAGTACTTTACAGTTAAAAAATGTAACTGCAAGTTCGTTCTCTCAGGCTGATCAGGAATCCGTTCACATGGATATCAACTGGTTCTTTACCGAAATTGCAGAGGCTAGCAAAAGTGTAGCTGAAACTGCTGAAGATGGAAAAGCTGGAAAGCTTGGAAATTATCTTGTTGATGAGAACGGAATCGAGTGGGCTCAAGTAATATCTAAGGCATTTATCGGTGGCCTTGAACTTGATTATATCGGAAACGTGCTTTTAGACAAAGGTTTAGACGCAAACAACACTGAATTGGTATCAGGAAAAAATTATACTCAACTAGAGCATAACTGGGATGAGGCTTACGGTCTTTTAACTGTAAACGATATCTACGCTGCTACTGCAACTGCTACTGATAAGGATACAAAAGAATCATTTTTAGGATCTTATGTTTGGGAATACAATAGAGAGGGTTTCAAAAAAATTCATTTCGCATTCCTAAAAGGTCGTGCAGCAATTATCAACAACGATAAAGCAGAACTTAGAGCACAAGCTGCTATCATCAGAGCAGAGTTTGAAAAAGCAATAGCTTCAGCTGCTTTAGGTTATCTTGAAAAATGGAAAAAAGGTGAAACTACTGCTGCTAAAGCGCATGCAATTGGCGAAGGAACTGGTTTCATATACTCATTGAGATTCTGCAAAGTGAATGGAGCCGACAGCAAATTCTCTGACGATATACTTGACGGTATTCTGGAAGAAGGTTTCTGGAAACTGGATAATGATAAAATTAATGCTGCATCAGACGCAATAAAAGCGAAATTTAAGTTACAGTAA
- a CDS encoding ABC1 kinase family protein, with product MKEQENIPTGKVERATRFVGAGIKVGGNYVKHYTKKLLDPSVTKEELHEDNAKDIYNALSNLKGSALKVAQMLSMDRGMLPTAYVDKFSLSQYSAPPLSGPLVVNTFNKTLGKSPQQLYDQFDMHACNAASIGQVHKALKDGKNLAVKIQYPGVAGSVSSDLKIVKPFAIRLVGMKEVEMDKYFEEIESKLLEETDYKLEVSRSIELSESCSHIENLVFPKYYPELSSERIITMDWLEGKHLKEFIEANPSEEVRNKIGQALWDFYHYQVHHLKKVHADPHPGNFLMRDDGTVGIFDFGCVKEIPEFFYKNYFSLTNRDIYKDESKWRQIYTNLELIHPNDTEEEFQFFSGLFHKMVDLLTLPFTQDQFDFGDETYFKEIYAYTDYVSNLKEVRNSKVARGSRHSLYINRTYFGLYSILSDLKAKVKTRFIPQVQQ from the coding sequence ATGAAAGAGCAGGAAAACATTCCCACAGGAAAGGTAGAAAGGGCTACTCGTTTTGTCGGCGCTGGTATCAAGGTCGGTGGCAATTATGTTAAACATTACACGAAAAAACTGTTGGATCCTTCTGTAACGAAAGAAGAGTTACATGAAGATAATGCGAAGGACATTTATAATGCATTAAGTAACCTGAAAGGCAGTGCCCTCAAAGTTGCACAAATGTTGAGTATGGATAGAGGAATGCTGCCAACTGCTTATGTTGACAAGTTTTCTCTTTCTCAATACAGCGCTCCTCCGCTATCTGGTCCACTTGTCGTAAATACTTTTAATAAAACTTTAGGGAAAAGTCCGCAGCAATTGTATGATCAGTTTGATATGCATGCCTGCAATGCAGCTTCTATAGGTCAGGTGCACAAAGCTTTGAAAGACGGAAAGAATCTGGCAGTAAAGATTCAATATCCAGGTGTGGCGGGCAGTGTAAGTTCAGATCTTAAGATTGTAAAGCCATTTGCAATAAGACTTGTCGGAATGAAAGAGGTGGAAATGGATAAGTATTTTGAAGAAATAGAGTCTAAGTTGCTTGAAGAAACAGATTATAAATTGGAGGTAAGTCGTTCCATTGAATTGTCAGAGTCTTGCAGTCATATTGAAAATCTGGTTTTCCCGAAATATTATCCTGAACTTTCTTCTGAAAGAATCATCACCATGGATTGGCTTGAAGGCAAGCATTTGAAGGAGTTTATTGAGGCTAATCCTTCTGAGGAAGTCAGGAATAAAATAGGGCAGGCACTTTGGGACTTTTATCACTATCAGGTTCACCATCTGAAGAAAGTCCATGCAGATCCGCATCCGGGTAATTTCCTTATGCGTGATGACGGAACAGTCGGCATATTTGATTTTGGTTGTGTGAAGGAAATTCCAGAGTTCTTTTATAAAAACTATTTTAGTCTGACCAATAGAGACATCTATAAAGATGAATCGAAATGGAGACAGATCTATACGAATCTGGAGTTAATTCATCCAAATGACACCGAAGAAGAATTTCAGTTTTTCTCAGGTCTATTCCATAAGATGGTTGACTTGCTGACATTACCATTCACTCAGGATCAGTTTGACTTCGGTGATGAAACATATTTTAAGGAAATATATGCTTATACAGATTATGTTTCAAATCTGAAAGAAGTCCGCAATTCAAAAGTAGCCAGAGGATCAAGACATTCGCTTTATATAAACAGAACCTATTTTGGGTTATACTCTATTCTAAGTGATTTAAAAGCAAAGGTAAAAACAAGGTTTATACCTCAGGTACAGCAATAA
- a CDS encoding TetR family transcriptional regulator C-terminal domain-containing protein, which produces MDKQQIIETYKVYLLENGKVPTSVYSFCKLLNISESEFYGFYNSLEAIERDFWLVVFEASLIQLEQDPIYQNYTAREKLLAFYFVWIQKMRENRSYVLLKKDNLKLYEIAKNNVLDDFKNAFYKYVDILIKQGVETREVKERKYISDKYKHGFWLQALFVLNYWVEDTSNNFEMTDAAIEKAVDLSFRLIGEHTMDSLIDFGKFLLTKK; this is translated from the coding sequence ATGGACAAACAGCAAATTATAGAGACTTATAAAGTCTATCTTCTCGAAAACGGTAAAGTGCCTACTTCTGTATATTCTTTTTGTAAATTGTTAAATATTTCAGAGTCAGAGTTTTATGGGTTTTATAATTCCCTTGAAGCAATTGAGAGAGATTTCTGGCTGGTGGTATTTGAGGCTTCTCTTATCCAGTTAGAACAAGATCCTATCTATCAAAACTACACAGCTCGCGAAAAGCTCCTTGCTTTCTACTTTGTGTGGATTCAGAAAATGAGGGAGAATAGAAGCTATGTGCTTCTGAAAAAGGACAATCTGAAGCTTTATGAAATCGCTAAAAACAATGTTCTCGACGATTTCAAAAATGCCTTTTACAAATACGTTGATATTCTTATAAAACAGGGCGTTGAAACAAGGGAGGTAAAAGAACGCAAATATATTTCTGATAAATATAAGCATGGATTCTGGCTTCAGGCGCTTTTTGTATTGAATTATTGGGTTGAAGATACCAGCAATAATTTTGAAATGACCGATGCTGCTATTGAAAAAGCTGTGGATCTCAGTTTCAGGCTTATTGGAGAGCATACAATGGACAGTCTTATCGACTTTGGGAAATTTCTACTGACTAAAAAGTAA
- a CDS encoding HTTM domain-containing protein: MKTYFERTISAAPLAVFRIGLGFMLLFGVIRFWSKGWIEDLYINPKFYFPFYGFEFVVPLGNYTYVLFAVCGLSAFLFALGLYYRFASISLFLSFTYIELIDKSTYLNHYYFISMICLLMIFLPAHAFFSIDARLNKNILSGYIPAWTIDSIKVFVSMLYIFAAIAKINSDWLLHAQPLKIWLIARNDMPLIGFLFNYKWTPYLFSWFGFLYDLTIPFLLWNKKTRITAYAAVIVFHLMTSLLFPIGMFPYIMIVTALIFFSEDFHLKLLSKFNKLFKGSEGFISSSNSHTFKQLNQKVIIGLFTLFFFIQILLPFRYLLYPGQLFWTEEGFRFSWRVMLIEKAGYAEFKVRDAVSGKWVIVNNNEFLTKLQEKMMATQPDMILQYAHLLRDHYAKIGFEKPQVFVDSYVTLNGRLGRVLVDPNTDLAAQEESFNHKSWILSYND, encoded by the coding sequence ATGAAAACTTATTTCGAAAGAACCATTTCTGCCGCACCTCTGGCAGTCTTCAGGATCGGACTGGGTTTTATGTTATTGTTTGGAGTTATCCGTTTCTGGAGCAAAGGATGGATTGAAGATCTTTATATCAATCCCAAATTTTATTTTCCATTTTACGGTTTTGAATTTGTCGTTCCACTAGGGAACTATACATATGTTCTATTTGCTGTTTGCGGATTATCTGCTTTTCTCTTTGCACTAGGATTATATTACAGATTTGCCAGCATCAGTCTTTTTCTGAGCTTTACTTATATCGAACTGATAGATAAAAGTACTTATCTTAATCATTATTACTTCATCAGTATGATATGTCTGCTGATGATCTTTTTGCCCGCTCATGCTTTTTTCTCAATTGATGCTAGACTCAATAAGAACATTCTTTCAGGTTATATCCCTGCCTGGACAATCGATAGCATCAAGGTATTTGTAAGCATGTTGTATATTTTTGCCGCCATTGCCAAAATTAATAGTGACTGGCTTTTGCATGCCCAACCATTAAAAATATGGCTGATTGCCAGAAACGATATGCCTCTTATCGGTTTCTTATTTAACTATAAATGGACTCCTTACCTGTTTAGTTGGTTCGGTTTTCTTTATGATCTTACCATTCCTTTCTTATTATGGAATAAAAAGACGAGGATCACAGCTTATGCTGCTGTTATAGTTTTTCATTTGATGACATCTCTCCTATTTCCAATCGGAATGTTTCCGTACATCATGATTGTCACTGCTTTGATATTCTTTTCAGAAGACTTTCATTTAAAACTGCTTTCGAAATTCAACAAATTATTCAAGGGATCTGAAGGATTTATTTCTAGTTCCAATAGCCATACATTCAAACAATTAAATCAGAAGGTCATTATTGGTCTGTTCACCCTGTTCTTCTTTATTCAGATTCTATTGCCGTTCAGATATCTTTTATATCCTGGCCAATTGTTCTGGACTGAAGAAGGTTTTAGATTTTCCTGGCGAGTAATGCTTATTGAAAAAGCTGGTTATGCAGAGTTTAAGGTAAGAGATGCCGTCTCCGGAAAATGGGTAATAGTAAACAACAATGAATTTCTCACTAAGCTACAGGAAAAAATGATGGCCACTCAGCCAGATATGATCTTGCAATATGCACATCTTCTACGGGACCACTATGCCAAGATTGGATTCGAAAAACCTCAGGTTTTTGTCGATTCATATGTAACGCTGAATGGAAGGCTTGGAAGAGTATTGGTTGATCCTAACACAGATCTTGCAGCTCAGGAGGAATCCTTTAATCACAAGTCCTGGATATTATCATATAATGATTAA
- a CDS encoding imelysin family protein has translation MKNTNLLTAKILILSVLIFFSCSKDKDDTGGNTEGVDRSAMLTFIADDIIIPSYAGFKIKLDAMVEKSNDFTANPNSSTLNSFRQAWVEAYTEWQKVELFDVGPAEKHTLRNFFNIYPTSVHTTVTINGTNNGIIENIANGNENLNLPSNYSAQGFPALDYLLNGIGDSDDAVLAEYTTATDAQAKLAYVKKIVDQMNFRFNQTYTEWTAGYRDQFVSKTSLDIYSSTSLLVNGFVLNYERFIRSGKFANPSGAMSSSPNAYPEDVEAFYKKDLSRTLAITAHQASVDFFNGKSVKTGNEGNSLKTYLNAIEAKDLKSGKPLVDTLNGQFKAIASAMNSLNPSLETEVRTNNQAMIDVYNKLQTATRMLKVDMTSAMSITITYTDNDGD, from the coding sequence ATGAAAAACACAAACCTGCTGACTGCCAAAATTTTAATTCTTTCTGTACTAATTTTTTTTTCATGTTCAAAAGATAAAGATGATACCGGTGGAAATACTGAAGGCGTTGACAGAAGTGCGATGCTCACTTTTATAGCAGATGATATTATCATTCCTTCATATGCAGGTTTTAAAATAAAGCTGGATGCCATGGTAGAAAAGTCAAACGACTTTACCGCTAATCCAAATTCAAGCACGCTTAACAGCTTCCGCCAGGCCTGGGTTGAAGCCTATACCGAATGGCAAAAAGTAGAATTATTTGATGTAGGACCTGCAGAAAAACATACACTTAGAAATTTTTTCAATATTTATCCAACCTCCGTTCACACTACTGTTACCATCAATGGAACTAATAATGGTATCATTGAAAATATAGCTAATGGAAATGAGAATTTAAATTTACCCTCAAACTACTCTGCTCAAGGCTTTCCTGCATTAGATTACCTTTTAAATGGTATTGGAGACAGTGATGATGCTGTCCTGGCTGAATATACGACAGCTACTGATGCCCAAGCTAAACTTGCCTATGTAAAAAAGATAGTAGATCAGATGAATTTCAGATTTAATCAGACCTACACAGAATGGACTGCGGGATACAGAGATCAATTTGTATCTAAGACTTCTCTGGATATTTATTCTTCGACTTCCCTTCTGGTCAATGGATTTGTATTAAACTACGAAAGATTTATCAGATCCGGAAAGTTCGCAAATCCTTCAGGAGCAATGTCAAGCTCTCCCAATGCCTATCCGGAAGATGTAGAAGCATTTTATAAAAAAGATTTATCACGTACACTTGCAATTACCGCGCATCAGGCTTCCGTTGATTTCTTCAATGGTAAAAGTGTAAAAACCGGCAATGAGGGAAATTCTCTTAAGACTTACCTGAATGCAATTGAAGCAAAAGACCTCAAATCAGGCAAACCTCTTGTAGATACGCTGAACGGACAATTTAAAGCAATAGCTTCTGCTATGAACTCTTTAAACCCAAGCCTTGAAACAGAGGTAAGAACAAATAATCAGGCTATGATTGATGTCTACAATAAATTGCAAACAGCTACCCGAATGCTGAAAGTAGACATGACATCTGCAATGAGCATTACCATCACTTATACAGACAACGACGGAGACTAG
- a CDS encoding helix-turn-helix domain-containing protein → MKSAWFQLVLTFFNKNSKFLLILLPAAIILLAFPLYYKSPFNLIQYCLDDNKEKQLHYGIFDDRNNGGNSVSEEIKKSDKIAFSYTLKNGLEYPFTGLTFYPINPEFIDLSGFDGIKLKLKAKEGRRLKLTIGTNIQNYSRNEDHNSFKNNQIIINSGKDFNEIKADFSDLETPEWWFTVNGKTENSIGKSDYSQVHYINISNCVSLPLGKVDQIEIEELTFNKSLIPFIVYSVVGSLVYYIFLFFIFRKKEKAVVPVQFTYEKTEVLNHFEKEEEAVFQYITFNYSNSELSILDVVNATGIYEQKVSSMIKRKTEMNFKQFLNSLRISEAKRLLKTSDLQISEIAYKVGYGNVSHFNRVFKESEKCSPNDFRKQDQKSTIS, encoded by the coding sequence ATGAAATCTGCCTGGTTCCAACTTGTTTTGACATTTTTCAATAAGAACTCTAAGTTTTTATTAATACTTCTTCCTGCTGCAATTATTCTTCTGGCTTTTCCTCTTTACTATAAATCCCCTTTTAATCTGATTCAATATTGTTTGGACGATAACAAAGAGAAACAATTGCATTATGGAATATTTGATGATAGAAACAATGGAGGAAATTCGGTTTCAGAGGAGATAAAAAAATCAGACAAAATTGCTTTCAGTTATACTCTTAAGAATGGTTTAGAATATCCATTTACAGGCCTTACTTTTTATCCTATAAATCCGGAGTTTATTGATCTTTCCGGATTTGATGGAATCAAATTGAAATTAAAAGCTAAGGAAGGGAGACGGCTTAAACTTACGATTGGGACAAATATTCAAAACTATTCAAGGAATGAAGACCATAATTCATTCAAAAACAATCAGATTATAATCAATTCTGGTAAAGACTTTAATGAAATCAAGGCTGATTTTTCTGATTTAGAAACTCCGGAATGGTGGTTCACTGTCAATGGGAAAACAGAAAACAGTATTGGTAAATCGGACTATTCTCAAGTACATTATATAAATATATCCAATTGTGTATCTCTTCCTTTGGGGAAAGTAGACCAGATAGAGATAGAAGAGCTTACCTTTAATAAAAGTCTCATTCCTTTTATAGTATATTCTGTTGTTGGTAGTCTTGTTTACTACATTTTCCTCTTTTTCATTTTTAGAAAAAAAGAAAAAGCAGTTGTTCCTGTTCAGTTTACCTATGAAAAAACGGAGGTTTTAAACCATTTCGAAAAAGAAGAGGAAGCTGTTTTCCAGTATATTACTTTTAACTACTCTAATTCTGAATTGTCAATTTTGGATGTTGTGAATGCTACAGGAATTTATGAACAAAAGGTTTCTTCAATGATAAAAAGGAAAACCGAGATGAATTTCAAGCAGTTTCTCAATAGCCTTAGAATTTCGGAAGCCAAACGCCTGCTTAAAACCTCTGACCTCCAGATTTCGGAAATTGCCTATAAAGTTGGATATGGAAATGTTTCTCATTTCAATAGGGTTTTTAAAGAATCCGAAAAATGCTCCCCCAACGATTTTAGAAAGCAGGACCAAAAATCTACAATTAGTTGA